The sequence TACCTTAAGTTACGTGTGACTTTGTTTATGACAGTGTTATGGAAAAATTACAGCAACACTGCAGGATGCTGGGTGATGGTTGGACCCAGATCCTTTAACAGTGAGAAGCTGGCAGTAGACTAGCATATTTGAAACCAAGAATGTAATTAGGGATTCCAGATGCTGAACTGAAGTGCCCCTACCATGTGATCTTTGGAACAGACTCAAGAGTGATGAATGAGGATTGTGTCAATAGCAAGAATTCAAGTGGTAGCTGATGTGATCCAGAACTTCCTTCAGCTTGTCTCCTTCCTTGGGTTGGCTTTTTCCCTGCCAGTCTTTACAGTCTGTTTCAAGACTCCTTCTGGAACTAGGTCCTGATTGcttttacagttttgttttcatagcagAATTATTGCTAGCAATTTGTTTTCCAGATCTTCCTCTAAAGTGGAGAAATTAAAGTAACGTGAGTTAATTACGGAGTTTTTATGCTGGTGTTGATGCAAGTAATTTTATGGGTATGCAGAAGACTGAACACTGCCATTGAATAATTAAACCTGACTTGATTTTAAGTATGTAGCTGCTGAACTCCATTCTGGTCACAGAATTTACCACCAGTCTTGTGACAGTATAAAACTTGTCCAACTTTAACTGAGTAACCTCAGCTGCATAAGAATAAAATTATTGCTGGACGCAGTGTACCATTTCAGCAGTTCCTtctctaaatatatttttcagccctttctttttaaaaaggaaaaaaagaactcttTCTTTAAACTAATGCTTCTACCTGAAGAGAGTGTGTGAGAATACACAGCTGGAAAATACTTGAATAGGTCATTCACCTTGCGACATTTTTAGTCTATCAAAGTTTAGTAGAATAAGATCACACTCTTGCGTCACAAAGactggaaaataattatttgtgtGAATTTTCTCCTTTGACATTTAGAAAGCAGCAATATTAGAACAGTTAAGAGTGGGTCATGTTTTGCCTGCAAAGGGATGCTGATGTTATGCATGTATTTTCCACATCAATTTGTTAGCATAATcattttaaagatcatctttTCCTCTCCGTAGTTCTGAAGTGGTGAGTATTAACTGATCAGATTCAGACAGTCACATCCTGTACGGGACAGCACCAAGGAAGTGATCTCTTGAGagtttttttatttgcttgacAGCAAGTAAATTTGATGTAGGTTCAAAGTGTAATCTGGAATCCTTGATCAAAGTGGTTGGAATAACATTGATAACTAAGGTAGAGTGACTTTGTAACTCTTGCGTggtctgcagcagctctgtacTTGGCTGTTCTTTATTAGCATCTTTGGTTTTACTGCCCTCTTCCCAATAGTTCACCAAGGAAAAGATTTTAACTATTTAAGCAATGATAGGATAAACTGCAGGGGGAGGTAATCCtcttaaataagtaaataaggGGTTGTAATGCATAAGATTTTAACTGTTTGTTGGGGAAGCAGTGCCTTGAAACTTAGCAAGCAGAGTGCTTAATTATCTTTAGGTTGACTTGGtatgcaaattatttatttttaaaatattttgataattcaataatttaataattttaatgatttattttttaacttttagcACTTTAGTCTTGTGGTTAGAAGGAAGTAGGCAGAAATCTGCTACAGGgcagtttttctttctgggaGGGGGATCCATCTTCAGCTCTTTGATTTTTGAGCTGCGcaggtatttttttaaactagatgaaattaaaatttctcaGTCTCTTTAGCTACTGCTTTCTCACTTTAGAACAGCAAATGGTACAGCATAATCTGCTATTTGGTAGCAGAACTTAATTTTGTAGTACAAGTGGCTGACACTGGAGCCTGTTTAATGTACTGTTATTTTTCACTAGGTACCTGAAAAGATTTAAAGTGATGAAAATCAAAGTACTACGAAGCTGGTGTcgtcagatactgaaaggcttaCAATTTCTGCACACACGCACTCCTCCCATTATTCATAGAGACTTAAAATGTGACAACATCTTCATTACTGGCCCCACTGGTTCAGTCAAGATTGGAGACCTTGGACTGGCAACCCTGAAGCGAGCTTCTTTTGCCAAAAGTGTGATAGGTAAGTCTCTACTGTTTAGAAGGCTGATGAGCCGGTCTATGTACTTGGGAATTTGAGCCTTAAGAGCTTTCCTTGTAAAATATGGTTTCAAAGGTACGCGATCTAAGCCTGAAGATGTGTAGGCTTGATTTCTTGGCTTTTGAGGTCAGGTGGAGTTCCTGATGAGATGACATGATGAAATTCTGCGTATGCGTTTTGTATTTGTATAgtaacttaaaatatttcagaatatagATTTATTGCCTTGCCCAACAGTTTTGTGCAACATTGTTGATAAAACCATTCTTAACTACATATGAAAGATGAGAATTATACATCTCTTCAAGAAACGTGCAAATAGGTTTTGGTGACTATCAAACATCTTGATGTTTAGTTAAGCATTAATTTATACAGCCAATTTTTTCAATTGTCACCAGATGTTAATATTAAATCTCTTACGCTtggcaaataaacaaaaactaaGATATATCAAAGAAAGTCTAAATATATTGCAATTGAACTGGGGTATAATGACTTAACCAGAAAGTCTCTGGACTGCAGTTTTACATTAAGTTAGGAGGATGCATTGGGGAAGTATTGTCTTGTACTTGCTCTGTTCTCGTGTATCTGCTAATGACCGTTTTCAGGAAATAAGCTATTGGATTGATAGATCTAGTacagtttttcttgtaaattctttaaagaaatgGTTTTATCAGCTTTGTTCTTATAGTTGGGCATATAGGCTTCAAGGaatgaaattgcttttatttccagtgtCTAAGCTTGCTAAAATGTAATATTGCTCAACAGTCCTATATTAGATACCCAAATGGGATAAAAACTGTATACCCGTAAACTCTCTTGAAAGTGAttgctgaaatatttcctgCTTCTTAACCAGGTCAAAATAATAGTAGGGATAAAAAGTACACATTGTccaaaaaattttttttcttaaatgtgctCCCCTTTTCTTCAAATATATTATTACAAAATTATCACTTTGTATGTTCATAGTTTGCCTTTGGGTAAATGGCTACAATGACgctctcttttcattttgtgttgtgAAAACAAAAGTGACTATTCATTGATCTATAAAACTATCTTGAATCTGGTATCTGCAGGAAATAATTCTGTGCTTAAATTTACAGAATCAAACTTATGTCTTTGATCATACAGTGCAGTCCCTTTGATTACAGAGGGGATGCTGTGATGCTTCTCTGAGCAAAAATTTTCTGCAAACTATTTAAATGGGACTTGTTGAATCTCACGCTCTATGCTTGTAACTCAATCTCTCTGTATTTCTAAGTATTTTTTGACTGTAGGATGTTCCTCACtaatgcctgtatctgcagtAGGCCTATAAATATACTGCAGGTGAGAAGGTAAGTATATGAAGAAGAGGGCTCCGGTGAGTGGCCTTTgcagaaaattacttttcactttctatcatgaagatttatattttttaacaaaaagagTTGTTCATTGCAAGGCCTTTCCTGAACCATTCTACTTCAAAAAGTAGGTGGAGAGCACTAGGACAGAGACTAGCTGTGGGCTCTTACCAATACTACTTCTTTTGCAGCAGAGGGCGGTCAGGTAATTCTTGAAACCAGGTTTAATGTGCCTCCTTTCTTACAGGGAGAAAAGGTAAGTGTCTTAACTCTCCTTAGTATTTGGTTTGCAGCCTATGGCTAGTCTGACcgttttcccttcttctttatCCCCTTTCCTGCATTCGATGCCTGATTCAGTCTGTTTTGGTACTCGCACTAACATGCATAAAATGAGAACTACATCAGCCCGTTCATGCCATTCTTGTTCCTTAAAGACCTTGCAATGGAAGACTCGCAAAGTGGTTTGATGAAACAGAGTGACTAAGGGTttcctccctcttctttttGCCTCCACTTTCTTTTGTCTCACAGGTCTGCCCATCCACTTCCTCCTGCGGTGAGTAACGCCAGCAGCCTCTGCTCGCTTTGAGACATTTAGAGTCTGAATCGTTCTTTTAATTTAAGGTACCCCAGAGTTCATGGCCCCCGAGATGTATGAGGAGAAATATGATGAATCCGTTGATGTATATGCTTTTGGGATGTGTATGCTAGAGATGGCAACGTCTGAGTATCCTTATTCTGAGTGCCAAAATGCCGCGCAGATCTACCGTCGAGTGACCAGTGTAAGTTCCTCCCCACTACTGGTTCTAAGGCTGTCAGCCTGGCAAAAGAGTAAAGCTGGACAGCATGGCATTGTGCAAGTGTTTGCAGGGGGAGAAAATAACAAGAGTGTTTAGGGATATGGATGGAAGTGAATGAAATGATTCAACTTACCTCAAATGGTTGGCCAGAACCTTGTAAAATACgtgaatggaaataaaatgttgcGTGTGCTGATACCCGTTCAGTATACCAGAAGATACTGGGTAGGatttaaaacagagaaactTGACGAGAAGGAATAGGAAGAATATTGAGGTTGGCTATTTGGGAGAGTGAAAAGTTACTCTGAGAAGATCAGCGCATCTGTTCACATgtgcaaagggagaaaaagactTTCAGCTGTCTACAGATTGGAGAAAGTATTATTCCAGTTAATCTTATGGTGTGTATTATTTTTGAGGCTTTGAGGATTTAATAACAAGCGATTTGCTTAggtctggaaaaataaatgcttattcCTGTATTCCTGATGCCTCATACTGTAAGAGACAGATATAATTGCTGACtgcaaacagagaagaaagagcCTTTATGTTGGAAGTGATGAGTTGCTAAGGAAGGCTTGGTGAAATAGAACATGATTGCTTTTTTGAAGGAGAATGTGAGGGAGgcacaggaggaggaggaagaggaaaaatagccttttctttttttatcaaCAACTAGAGTAAGTTTCTAacgtacttttttttttttttgacatgtaGGTTAACCTAATTGTAATCCTCTAAGTCGAAAGGAACAAGAGTAAAATCTAGTTGATTAACTGCAGATTCTGATCTGCTGGCTATCTggatcagagaaagaaaacaaagtagcTTATCAAAACTATTTTAGTGGTATCCTTTGCAATGCTTGTGTATGTTGCCTAGAGCCAAAGAAACATAATTTCAGTATGGATGGGTATTTTATATCAGAACAGACATCTGATGCAACTACCCTGCCTATTGCTTAAAATGTGCTAGGAACTGGGCTGTGGTGATGAAAGTCATCTTTTGAAATAGATGGTCTCAGGCTTGGAAATCTCCAGGAGCATCCTTTTCCTGGTCTGCAAAATACTTCGCAATTTGAAACTTAATTATAGATTTACTGGGGTTCTACTTACCACATGTATGTTGTACCTTTGACACACTTGAATACTTCTTTCTCCTCACTGTTTTTGGTTGACTGTTGAACTTCTAAGTGGATGAGGAAAATGGAATGGTAACAGTTTGCTCAGTCCAACACATCTTTTACTGCATTTTGCTGCTGATGTTTCACAAACTGAATTTCATTGTTGacttttttctgctgtttcatcTACTGTTTGACATctctaaaatgcattttgatatgaaaataaaagatttcctTGATtgcagaaagagcaaagagcaggaaagtaaacaaaatgGAATATATGTCTCTGCTTCTAGGCAGAGAATGAACGGCTATCTTGatatatctgtttttttttaattgtatgaCGGCCACAAAGcagtgtgtttaaaaacaaacccacaaaactgaaaacagacaCTTGAATAGTTTTCAAGAAAGACTTTCAGTGAAAATACAACATTATCTAGAAATAAAGCATAAACCTTTTTTAACTGGCAATGGAGaattcactgtgtttttttctgtaatgtgaGCAGCACAATGATgttatgaaataaaatgcacttTATATTCTTTTTACCAACATGGAAAGAGCCCTACAGTTTTCTGCTCTTGTCCTCTTAagatttttactttcattttgaaGGGTATTTTAGGAATTTTTTCAGTATGTATATTTGTGGACAAGGGGTTGGACCGTTGAGAAATTCAGTACTTAAAAGGTCAACATGTGAACTGTTAACTATAGAACGGAGTTGGAAGACTTTGTGTATGAGTGAATCCAGCAGTACTTACCAATACATTTCCTTTTAACTTGGATTAGAAGGTGATTGTGGTTTGTGGTAGATATTTAACATTTCCAGTTCAACCCTCCAGTTTGCTACTTTCCTAGGAATATTTAGGAACATTCTGAGGTAGGAGCTGTGGTCCTGCCGTGCCTTAAACTACAGGATGATTTTATCTAGCTGCATGCACAAAGACCAGAAGTAAAGGCAGTAGTGGCAGTCCGTCATTGAAAGATCATGGATGTGAAAGCATAAAAATCACTGAAACTTCCAAAGACAACAAGATAAAAGCATGCAGTCACTCAGCGCaggagaaatatatttaaatgaattGATTTCCCTCAACCCCTTTCTAGCTACTGGTGTGcttagtaaaaagcacagctgGTCTATTAGCTTAGACCCTAGCTACTGTGTAGGACAGAAACCTGAAGATGTCTTAATGTCCAAGGTGCCGTGTACTGTCAGGACTAGcttgcatttttctctcctgtcttGTCTATATGTTGTTTTTGCTTCTAGCACGGCCTGCCTCTGCCTTGCTTTCTGATCTTACTCTTTTGTGATTAGGATTGCTTTAGCTGATGCCCAGACACTGCGGCATTGGCTTAAAGTATTTGCCAGAATTGCTCAGAATGCTCAGTTGTGTTCTCCCTCCCTATTTAAGTGTCTCTTTTTTCTGGAAGCAGTTTTCTGATGAAATAATGTAGTTAGGTAAGCAAAGATGTAGATAGCAAGACTATCTGAAATTTGCTCTTGCAATGAGAAGTTATTTGGCCAGCCACTTGTTATTGTTTCACATCTTGAACAACAGTGCTGCTGGATGAGTCTGGTGTTTCCAAGATGTTTGTCTATTCTGTCTGTATTCTCACTGAGAAATTTCTATCCCAATGCTCTtttattagggaaaaaaataaagttctcAAATTTTCCCTGGCACAAGAAATAAGTGGAAGGTTTTAAACTGgttttctgtctcattttgaTTAGAAGAGTTCTTTCAGTAAAAGAATTTGAGTAAAAGCTCAGTTTAAAAACTCTACAATTTTTAGGCCTTAACTTTGCTTTACCATTCTGGTGAAGAAGCTGAGAAATGTTTGACACAAcatatttactttttcatatttatacTTTCCAGCAAACTCCAGACTTTTTTACTAGCAGTTAGAAAATACCTGCATGTTGTGTCTCTTACGCGTAGGGAGTCTAGCCGCCCTCCTTATCAAAACATAATGTGGCAACTTGGTCTCCACAAagagcttgttttcctctttgaagCTATGTAGTGTTGTTTGGAAATGGCTCTAAATAAGTAGCCAGTACTGAAAAATCACAGGAATTGCAATGTCTTTAtcttatttagaaagaaaaaacaaatacaagaaCTCCCCTGTGATTTAGGCTGAAGAGGTTCAGCTGGGCACACATTGCTGCTTACTTGGCCTAAGAAAAAACACCTAAGCctttaattgaaaataaattgaactATTAAGGTCATGTTGCCTGCTCTTGTGATGATGGTGATTATTATTCATTATTACTTATTTTAGTGTGCAAACCCTATAAAGCAGTATGGGTGGTTCAGTACAAAATGTGATCAAGATACTTAATTCTGTTACTTAATTGTTTGCACAAGTAGCATACAATTTTGGTAAAATTCAGACTTACCTGTCTGACATTTTTCCTGTCTGTCAACTGGTATTCTTTTCTTGTCTTCCAATAAGTTACTGAGATATGCATTAAAcgagaaatatttgaaatgagcTATCTGTGTATTTAAACGAATACATGTATTTGTAGAATAAACATCTTAAGTATGATTTCTTAATTTAGACTGTTTGGGAAAGCAGTGCAATGAAGACATGACTGCACTAGCTTCAGCTGCTTTGTCTCAGTCTCTGATGCGACTGATGTAATCCATGTGATTGCTTCAAAAACTGccttgtctttcttgttttttttcttttctttactacGTTTGCTCTTAGCTCAAAGATAGATGTTGATTACTTCAACACTGAATTTCCTTCAGGCTTGCTTTTTGCAACACaggaattattttcataaacGCATATTTGCTCAATCTCTAATACTTAGATATCTCAGACATTTTCTAAGTGACTGACTAGTCTCGACAGGTAGAATAacaataattttttattatgcAGCTTTATCTCAATTATGCACATATacctctattaaaaaaaaaaaaatgaacaaaccaACCAATGTTCTCATTCCAAACAAATAAAGACCATCCCCAGTTTTAAATGTACTGAAAATCTGGCACGTGTATGAACAGACAAGTCTTCTTTACCTTTCAAGTTTTCCTGATGGAGTCTTGTTCTCTATAATTAATTTTCTCCACATTTACTTGGACAAAGTGAAGTTGTGGACTTACCTTTTCCTTCACCAGAAGTCCAGTCTCTTCTCTAAACAAATGTCTGCTACCCCAGCCTTagcatgagaagaaaaaaaaaacaaacaaacaacagcattttgcatttttgacTTGAGAAATGAAACACAATGTTCTGTACTGAAATGTTCCACAGAATGTGCACAACTTTTCTCATCTCGGTTGTACAGAGCTTAAAAAAACACCTGAGGGAACAAGGTACATAATGAGTAACCAGACCAGGCAGTGTCTAACCAGtttaaaaatctgtaatttCCCTAACTTGTGGGAACTAAAGCTTACTGGTTAGAGTGAAGGTCATTCTCTTGGCTGGAAACCAGTCACTCACTAAGTGCTGCAGTTTGGTCACTTGAGGTTAAATCAGTGGCTTTAGT is a genomic window of Meleagris gallopavo isolate NT-WF06-2002-E0010 breed Aviagen turkey brand Nicholas breeding stock chromosome 1, Turkey_5.1, whole genome shotgun sequence containing:
- the LOC104912116 gene encoding serine/threonine-protein kinase WNK3-like, producing the protein MEIKFGDQTDRKLSKSERQRFKEEAGMLKGLQHPNIVRFYDSWESTVKGKKCIVLVTELMTSGTLKTYLKRFKVMKIKVLRSWCRQILKGLQFLHTRTPPIIHRDLKCDNIFITGPTGSVKIGDLGLATLKRASFAKSVIGTPEFMAPEMYEEKYDESVDVYAFGMCMLEMATSEYPYSECQNAAQIYRRVTSVSSSPLLVLRLSAWQKSKAGQHGIVQVFAGGENNKSV